Proteins encoded together in one Cicer arietinum cultivar CDC Frontier isolate Library 1 chromosome 4, Cicar.CDCFrontier_v2.0, whole genome shotgun sequence window:
- the LOC101495980 gene encoding uncharacterized protein codes for MKFFTWVLNLFLIFSLLSNFFSETAAQTSSSLETPICSEEDRASLLSFKASILKDTTNTLSSWIGRDCCDGGWEGVQCNPSTGRVNMLQIQNSDVTDSGSYMKGTLSSALGNLHFLEVMLISGMKHITGGIPSTFSNLTHLTHLVLEDNSLGGYIPPSLGRLTLLQTISLSGNHLKGQIPPTLGNLKNLAQINIARNFLSGPIPLSFKTLRNLNYLDLSYNLLSGPIPDFVGEFQNLTNLDLSYNLLTGKIPISLFSLVNLLDLSLSYNKLSGTIPDQVGSLKSLTSLQLSGNQLTGHVPLSISKLQKLWSLNLSRNGLSDPLPAITINGIPALLSIDLSYNNLSLGSVPDWIRSKQLIDVRLASCALKGDLPHFVRPDSLSYIDLSDNYLVDGISNFFTNMSSLQEVKLSNNQLRFDISTIKLPSELSSIDLHSNLLTGSLSTIINNMTSNSLEVIDVSNNCISGHIPEFVKGTSLKVLNLGSNNISGSIPVSISNLMELERLDISRNHILGNIPSGLGQLQKLQWLDISINGLTGQIPGSLSQITNLKHASFRANRLCGKIPQTRPFNIFPAAAYAHNMCLCGKPLQACNG; via the coding sequence atgaaatttttcacATGGGTTTTGAACCTTTTTCTGATATTTTCATTGCTCAGTAACTTCTTCTCAGAAACTGCAGCACAAACATCTTCATCACTAGAGACACCAATTTGTTCAGAAGAAGATAGAGCTTCTCTTCTCAGCTTTAAAGCAAGCATTTTGAAGGACACAACAAATACTCTATCTTCATGGATTGGTAGAGATTGCTGCGATGGAGGGTGGGAAGGAGTTCAATGTAATCCATCTACAGGGCGAGTTAACATGTTGCAGATACAAAATTCTGATGTTACAGACAGTGGCAGTTATATGAAGGGTACTCTTTCTTCAGCACTTGGCAATTTGCATTTCTTGGAGGTAATGTTGATAAGTGGAATGAAGCATATTACAGGAGGAATTCCTTCTACCTTCTCAAATTTAACCCACCTCACACATCTAGTTCTTGAAGACAATTCACTTGGAGGGTACATTCCTCCAAGCTTAGGTCGTTTGACCTTGCTTCAGACCATTTCATTGAGTGGGAACCATCTGAAAGGACAGATCCCTCCAACATTAGGGAATCTGAAAAACCTTGCTCAAATTAATATAGCAAGAAATTTTCTATCAGGTCCTATCCCCCTCAGTTTTAAAACCCTTAGAAATTTGAATTACCTTGACCTCAGTTACAATTTATTATCAGGGCCTATCCCTGATTTTGTAGGGGAGTTTCAAAACTTGACTAATCTAGACCTATCCTATAACCTACTAACAGGAAAAATTCCAATTTCCTTGTTCAGCCTTGTCAATCTTTTAGACTTGTCCTTGAGCTATAACAAGCTCTCAGGGACCATTCCAGATCAGGTAGGAAGTCTGAAATCCTTAACAAGTCTTCAACTTAGTGGCAATCAACTTACAGGGCATGTTCCACTATCCATATCAAAATTGCAGAAACTTTGGTCTCTTAATTTATCAAGAAATGGGCTCTCAGATCCCTTACCAGCAATTACTATCAACGGCATCCCTGCACTTTTGTCCATAGACCTGTCTTATAACAACCTCAGCCTAGGAAGTGTTCCTGATTGGATCAGAAGCAAGCAACTTATAGACGTACGTCTAGCCAGTTGTGCATTGAAAGGGGACCTTCCGCACTTCGTCAGACCTGACTCTTTGAGCTACATAGACCTATCAGATAACTATCTGGTTGATGGTATTTCAAACTTCTTCACAAATATGTCCAGTTTGCAAGAGGTCAAGCTCTCAAACAACCAGTTGAGGTTTGACATTTCAACAATAAAATTGCCATCCGAGTTGTCTTCCATAGATTTGCATTCAAATCTATTGACAGGTTCGCTGTCAACAATCATAAATAATATGACAAGCAATTCTTTGGAGGTAATAGATGTATCAAACAATTGTATTTCTGGTCACATTCCAGAATTTGTAAAAGGCACTAGTTTGAAGGTGCTAAACTTGGGAAGCAACAATATCTCAGGTTCAATCCCAGTTTCTATTTCAAATTTGATGGAACTTGAGAGATTGGACATTTCGAGAAATCATATATTGGGAAACATCCCTTCAGGTCTAGGTCAGTTGCAGAAACTGCAATGGCTTGATATATCTATAAATGGACTAACAGGACAAATCCCAGGTAGCTTATCACAGATCACTAACCTAAAGCATGCAAGCTTCAGGGCAAACAGGCTATGTGGAAAAATACCACAAACAAGACCATTCAACATCTTTCCAGCAGCTGCTTATGCCCACAACATGTGCTTATGTGGCAAACCCTTGCAGGCATGCAATGGATAG
- the LOC101495443 gene encoding high mobility group B protein 7-like isoform X1: MATKGTKRVDAVDSRAASVLVRAKDGSAFARCAECKKDVPVALIDMHSCSLEAKIKMNLDAQVVEQAAEVKKPERKKPKSKEPSAKRAKVGKEKKIKDPNMPKRPPTAFFVFMDDFRKTFKEANPDSKDVKRVGKEAGEKWRAMTDEEKKPYLDRVVELKAEYEKAMETYNAAENVDQEASDEKSDKEAPATGEMEELTDEE; the protein is encoded by the exons ATGGCAACGAAAGGTACGAAAAGGGTTGATGCCGTCGATTCTCGTGCTGCTTCCGTTCTTGTTCGTGCCAAAGATGGCAGCGCCTTCGCTCGATG TGCTGAGTGCAAAAAGGATGTGCCGGTTGCACTCATTGACATGCATAGTTGTAGCCTAGAAgccaaaatcaaaatgaacctTG ATGCTCAGGTTGTTGAGCAAGCTGCTGAAGTGAAGAAACCTGAGAG GAAGAAGCCGAAATCGAAAGAACCAAGTGCAAAAAGGGCTAAAGTTGGGAAAGAGAAGAAGATTAAAGATCCTAACATGCCCAAGCGTCCTCCCACTGCTTTCTTTGTCTTCAT GGATGATTTTAGAAAAACGTTTAAGGAAGCTAACCCTGATTCAAAGGATGTTAAGAGG GTTGGTAAAGAGGCTGGTGAGAAATGGAGGGCTATGACTGATGAA GAGAAGAAACCTTATTTGGATAGGGTTGTTGAACTCAAGGCAGAGTATGAGAAGGCTATGGAAACCTATAATGCTGCTGAAAATGTA GACCAAGAAGCATCTGATGAAAAGTCTGATAAGGAAGCCCCTGCAACAGGAGAGATGGAAGAGTTGACTGATGAGGAGTAG
- the LOC101495443 gene encoding high mobility group B protein 7-like isoform X2 gives MATKGTKRVDAVDSRAASVLVRAKDGSAFARCAECKKDVPVALIDMHSCSLEAKIKMNLDAQVVEQAAEVKKPERKKPKSKEPSAKRAKVGKEKKIKDPNMPKRPPTAFFVFMDDFRKTFKEANPDSKDVKRVGKEAGEKWRAMTDEEKKPYLDRVVELKAEYEKAMETYNAAENDQEASDEKSDKEAPATGEMEELTDEE, from the exons ATGGCAACGAAAGGTACGAAAAGGGTTGATGCCGTCGATTCTCGTGCTGCTTCCGTTCTTGTTCGTGCCAAAGATGGCAGCGCCTTCGCTCGATG TGCTGAGTGCAAAAAGGATGTGCCGGTTGCACTCATTGACATGCATAGTTGTAGCCTAGAAgccaaaatcaaaatgaacctTG ATGCTCAGGTTGTTGAGCAAGCTGCTGAAGTGAAGAAACCTGAGAG GAAGAAGCCGAAATCGAAAGAACCAAGTGCAAAAAGGGCTAAAGTTGGGAAAGAGAAGAAGATTAAAGATCCTAACATGCCCAAGCGTCCTCCCACTGCTTTCTTTGTCTTCAT GGATGATTTTAGAAAAACGTTTAAGGAAGCTAACCCTGATTCAAAGGATGTTAAGAGG GTTGGTAAAGAGGCTGGTGAGAAATGGAGGGCTATGACTGATGAA GAGAAGAAACCTTATTTGGATAGGGTTGTTGAACTCAAGGCAGAGTATGAGAAGGCTATGGAAACCTATAATGCTGCTGAAAAT GACCAAGAAGCATCTGATGAAAAGTCTGATAAGGAAGCCCCTGCAACAGGAGAGATGGAAGAGTTGACTGATGAGGAGTAG